GTCAGATCGACCGTCGGCAGGGAGACGGCTCCCCTTTGCGCCGTGACCTCCTGGTACTGCGCCTTTGCCGGCGCAGGAGGGCGCACCTGTCCCCCCTGCCCCCTCTTTTTGAACCCCTGCATCGGTAGCGTTTCCCTCGGATGCACATGGAGAGCCGAGCTTTCCTTCTCGACGACGAGGTCCACCGGCAGCCACCTGGAGAGTGCCCCGCTCTCCGCCATGACCTCGCCGCTCGCTGCAAAAGCGGCATCGCCGAGCGCGTAGACGCTGCGCACCGAGACGAGGTACCCCTCCTCCAGGTCGATGACGATGGGACGTGACTCCTCGATGATGAAGCCGTAGGCGCGCGTCCCCGTGCACCTGATCGCCAGGGAGAGGGCCTCGGCCAGGGGGCAGAGGGGGAGGTATACCCGCCCCCCCCGCTCCAGTGCCAAAAGGCCGTCGGCGAGGGGCTCACCGTCGAGGTCGACAGTGAGTATGATCTCGGAATCGTCCGATGCCGGGAGGGGGGGAGGAGGGGCCGACTGCGAGGTACGGGGAAAAAGGAGGAATAGCAAAAAGAGCAGTGCGGCCAGCTGGATGGCCGGGGGGCGGCGACTGTCGGCACCGTCCACGGGGGGCATACGCTACCGAAGGACCGCACTCGCCTCGGCCAGCGGCCTCGACTCGCCCTTCTCGGTGAAGACGACCTGCACTGCGTCTCCGGGCTTTAGCTGATGCGGCTCGAGGATGTGCATGCTGACCTTGCGGTGGCTGTTTGGGACGTAGACGGCGAAGTTGTCCATGACCGCGATCTTTTCCTTCCCCCGGTAGAGCGCGACCTCGCCGTAGATGGAGCGGGTTCCTTTGCGCGCCAGGGTGAAGTTCACCTGCTGCTGGCTCGGCTGTAGTGCGGTGAGGGTGATGGAGGAGGGATCGATGGACGCCTCCGCCTCGAGCTGGCCGTGGCGCACTATCACCGGGATGGAAATATTCACGTTGGTGGTGATCTTCATGGTGAGCGTCTTCGGATCCTGCTCCTTTGGCTCGGGGAGCTGGGAGATGCCGGAGGCGACCTTCGCAAAGACGAGATGCGAGCGGTACTCTCCGTCGGCCATCTCCGCCGACGGCTTGAACATGATGCGGATCGTCTGTCCGGCGCCGGGGAGAAGGGTCACCTGGCGGGGGGAGTACTTCACCACATCGTCTGCAAATCTCTCATCCGGCTCGGCGTCCGATACGTCCTTGAACTCCCCCGATTCCGTCATCCGCTTCCGGGCCAGCCCTATCTTGTATGAGGCCTGCGTCTGGCTCGTGTTGATGATGTCCACCTGCGCCGACTTTACCTTGTCGCTCATGACCACGCGCGTCGGGTAGATCATAAGGTCCGGTGCCGCCGCCGATATCGGTGCGTTGAAGAGGATAAGGAAACCGACGAGCGCCGGGATCGCCATGACCGCGAAGACCTTCTTCATCGTTTCCTCCTAGTTTCTTAGCACTGTCACGTCGAAGGTGCCGCTGTAGCTGCCGGCTCCTTGGGTCGAACCGACCGTGAGAGTGCCGCCGACCAGGAAGGTGACGCTTCCGGAAGCCGGAACGACTCCACTTGTGGCTATCGATGCGGTCAGTTGCGACAGTGTCATCTGGGATGCTCCCGACGTGACGGAGAGGCTCGCCGGGAGGACGATTGTGTAACGCGTCCCCGAGTTCGCAGTGATGGTAAACTGAGCCGGGGCATACGAATCTCCGGTGAGGAGGATGACGGAACTGGTGGCCGATCTGGCTCCGGAGACGTCGACTCTGACGGTACCGGAGCGTCCTCCTCCACCGACAAATCTCCCGAAGGTGAGATCCCTGTTCCTGGTGACGGCAAGAGGAGCGCCCCACAGGACTGACGGCGCCAGCACCAGAAGGAGAAGCCCCGCCACGAGGGTCAGCACCGTCTTTCTGTGCAGTGTGGGATCATGGGCGGGCATCGCGCGCTCCGGTTGGGCTCTGGCAGGGGGCGACTGCGGTCGAAAAAGCGGGGGGGCAGATGGCCGCCCCCCCTGGAGGTATTAGTTGTAATCGACTGAAACTATGAGACTTGCGGTGTACGCTCCGGAGGCCTGCCCATCCGCAACTGCGAGGGAGCCGCCGATATTCAGGGTCTGGGTGCCGCCGGCAGAAAGTGTACCGGTGGTGCCGATGTTGTTTGTCAGAGTGGCCACCATCTTGTTTGCACCGTTCATCAGGTCGAGGGTAGCCGGTACGCTGATGGAGTAGGTGGCGCTCGGCTCACCGGAGATATCGAATGCCGCTGCCGATGGCGCGGTCCCGCTGGAGGCGAGAGCCACCGCTCCGGTCTTCGTCCTTGCGCCGGCATTGTCGACCACCACCGTACCTGCTCCGGCAAGGAAGCTGCCGAAGTTCAAGTCACCAGTCTTGAGGATCTGGATCGGTACGATCACTTTGCCGTTTGCCGCGGCAGTTGCCGAGGCAGCATGGCTGTCGTTGACGTTCACGATGCAAGCAATTGCTGCACACCCAGCGATGAAAAAGAGCTTCCTGAATATGTTTTGAGTTTTCATTCCTCTCTCCTTTGTGTTCAGTCACACGGTTTTCGGCGGGCAGCCTTGCTGCCTTGCCTACGAAGATCACTGATCCAGGAGGGAGAGTACTTTTTACTCTCCATGGGGTTCAGTCACACAGTTGTCGGCGGCCACGACGGCCGCCTGGAAGATCACTGTCCAGGGGAGAGCTGCGCCAACTCACCGTGTCGGAGGTGCTCTACAGAGGGTCCGGTACTGGCTCGGCTCCTCGCCTCCACTCTTTCGGCTTATGCGGGCGCGGTTCTTTCCGTACGGAGCATCTTTCTTCATACGAGCCCCCTTGCGCTTTGCACAGTCGAACTGGTTGTGTTTCTGTTGGTCTGATTTGCGTGATCTGGATTCTGAAACAAAAAGAAACTGTGGCGGGATCCCGGTGACTAGCCCTTTCTGGACAAGATTAAATATATCCAACGCCATACAAAGGACTAGGGAAAATTCCCTATCCATTGATGAATTTTGTGACGTCCGTCACAAACTTTAACGATCTTTTTCGGGTGGAGAGGAGGGGGTCGTTGCGCTGCAGCGAAGGGAGGAGGTGGAGCTAGTTGAAATCGATGGAGACGGTGAAGGTCCCGTTCGATTCCGTTACCTGCGTCTGTCGGGAAGCTTCCGGGCCTGCTGTACTTTTCTGCGTGGCGGCGCTTCCAGCAGCCGTCATGCTGGCCGTGTCCAGGAGGGCTGATTCTGTGGGGGAGATGACCTGCGCGGATGCGGTTGCCCGCCCCTGCGCCGCTTCGGCTGCGCGTGGCGCTGCAGCCATCAGAAGGAGGAGGTAGATGATGCCGAATGTTTTGGTGGACCGTTTCATATCGTGCCTCGGGCTGGACTGCCCGGGTATCAGCACGCATGAGGCCACACCCGAAACTGCTGCAGATACGGCAACATACCACGAACTAGAGGGGAGTTGCGACGTGTCCTCTTTACACTGCCGCAGCTAAGGTCACGAAATCACGAAGCCCCCGGTGTAAAGGGTGTAAAGATGTAAAAGTTAAAAGAGGGGATCACCGTGTGCAGAGCCCATCTTTACACCCGTCCATCAGCGATGAGGCCGTCCTCTCTCGTCGAGGCTGCACGGTCCCGCGCCGAAGTAGGCGATGAGGAGGGCTCCGCCGAGCATGGAGATGTTTTTCAGGAACATGATCCTTTGCATGGAGGCCGCCATCGGATCCGCCACGGCCCAGAAGTTGTGCATGGCGAAGGTCACCGGCACGAGAAAGAGCACCAGGAGCCACGCCCCTATGCGCGTCTTCCATCCGAGCATGACGCTCAGCGCCCCGGCGATCGCGATGATGCCTGAAAGGGGGACAGCGATCGCTGCAAGGGGCACCCCCCGTCCTGCGGCATACCCTATGGTCTCGCTGCTGAAATGACCGGGACCGGAAATCAGGAAGATCGCGGCAAAAAGTATCCTCCCGAGCGGGACGATGTATCTCATGATGCGCCTCCAGGCATGTATACTGCGGCGCCGGCGAGGGGCGGCGTCACATCTTCCCCTTGCGCCGGGCGGTACACCTCTTTAATTATTCTGACCTTACAGCGGGGCATGTCAAAGCTTCCGCATCCCCCCGGGAAAACTGGAACTTCCGGTGCGAAAAGCGTTATTGCCTTGGCTGCGACAAACTGTTAAAACCTAGCTTTGGGTGAGAAAGAGAGCGCATGCGCATTAACGGTTCCCATGCAATGCCGACAGTGAAGGAGTGAACATGCAACAGAAAAGAAATGCCCTGAGGAAGAACAAGGCGATAGCGCTCAGCCTCATGATCGGCGCCGCCGTACTCTTCGTCATTGCACGCTATCACAAGGGGAGTGGCTGGGAGTGGGTCGCGGCCTTTTCCGAGGCCGCCATGGTCGGCGCACTGGCCGACTGGTTCGCCGTCGTCGCCCTCTTCAGGCACCCGCTGGGGGTCCCGATTCCCCACACGGCGATCATCCCGAACAAGAAGGAGACGATCGCCGAGAACCTCGCGATCTTCATCCGTGACAAGTTCCTGGCGACCGAGTCCGTCGTCGCGAAGCTGAGAGAGCTCAATCCCGCGCAGCACCTGGCGACGTACCTCATGTCCAGGGGGAACGCGCAGTGGCTGGCGCAGGGGATCACCAGCATCATTTCCGATTCCCTCAATTTCCTTGACGACGAGCGCGTGCGCCAGGTGCTGAGGAGCGCCCTGAACGACCGGGTGGAGAAATTCGACCTCTCCACTTCCGCCGGCGCGCTCATCGACACCCTCAGAAAGGACAACCGGCACCAGGCGGTGCTCGACGACCTGCTGCAGCGTCTCGGGGGGTGGCTCGCCACGGAGGAGGCACAGGGAAAGATCGCCACCTTCATCGACAACTGGCTAAACACCGACTACCCGCTCCTCAGCCGCTTCATCCCGAACCGCGACAACTTCGCCAAGGGAGCCGGAGAGAAGGTCGCCGGGAAAGTGAACGAGTTCATCCAGGCGGTGAACGCGGATCCGACCCACGACGTGAGGCAGAAGTTCGACAACGCCGTGGCAGGGTTCAGCACGAAGCTCAAGTCGGACGAAGCGCTCAGGGAGAAGATCGCGGGGCTGAAGCGGGAGGCGATCAACAACGCGCAGCTCACCGACTACGTTAAGGGACTGATCAACGACCTGAAGGTGTGGCTCGCGGACGACCTCGACCGCCCCGACTCGAGAATCCAGCAGAAGATGGAGGACCTCGCGGTCGCCATCGGGAACACCCTCTCCAAGAACAGCGACCTGAAGGACTCCATAAACGAGCACCTGGAAATGATGGTGCGAAACTACGCGGAGACGATGCAGAAGGGGATCACGAAGCACATCGCCGGGACCGTGAAGCAGTGGGACGACAGGGACTTTGTGAACGAGATCGAGCTCAGCATCGGCTCCGATCTGCAGTTCATCAGGATGAACGGCACCCTGGTCGGCGGCATGATCGGACTTCTCCTGCACTCGGTCACCCTGCTCCTGAAGTAAGCAACAAGGTACGGCGGGAGCGCCATGCGGCGCTCCTGCACGCTGCCTGCCGGAGGTGGAACGATGGAGTGGCACCCCGACGATTTCCCCTTTATCAAGAAGCTCACGCCGGAGTACGAAAAGACGATCCGGCAGATCCCTTTCCTCAACATCGATTCACTCCTCATCCCCTCCCCCTACATACTCGACAAGGCGATCGACGTGGACTACGACCACAGCTACGTGTGGGAGGAGAAAGGGGAGATCCTCGGCTACCTCCTGGTCTACGCCACCCCCGACCAGAAGAAGTTCCAGATCTACCGCCAGGTCACCAGCCCCTTCGGGAGGGGAAAAGGGATCGGTTCCGCCTTCGTTCTCTATCTCGCCAACACGGTCGATCCCGACTCGCACATCTATCTCTACGTCTGGGACAAGCTGATAAGCTCCGTCGACTTCTTCACCAGCAGGGGGTTCCGGATCGAGGACCTCATCGTCTACCGCAAGATGAAGTTCCACCTCATGTCGGTCACGGCGCAGACGATCAGGGAGCGGGGACTCGCCCCGAGGAAGAAGGATGTGCCGGCGGTCGAGGAACTGAGCAAGGTCCGTCACGACGCGAAAAAGTCGGTGAAGGTTCTTTTCGACATGGTCTCCATGCTGAGCCTCGACAACTTCAACAAGGTGACCGAGGACATCAACAGGGAGACCACCGCCCTCTTCAACACCCTCAACATGTACTCGGACAGGATCAGCACCTCGCGGAAGGTTTCGCTGAAGGAACTGATCACCGAGAGGGTGATCCCCTACCTCGAGGCGGCGGACAGCAGCTGCGAGATCCGGCTGGTCCTGAAGTCGAAGGCCCCCCCGGTCAGCGGGAGTTATCTCAGCTACAGCCGGGCCCTCATCAACATCGTCTCCAATGCGCTCGACGCCATAAAGGCCGCGGGTCGCCCGGGAGTCATCCGGTTCACCCTCGGGCAGGAGGAAGATCGGGTCGTTCTGTCGGTGGAGGACAACGGGATCGGGATCCCCGAGGAGAAGCTCAAGAAGGGCCCCGACGAGGTGCCGCTCTTTGTGGGGCACACCACCAAGGGGGAACAGACCGGCGAGGGGATAGG
The DNA window shown above is from Geomonas sp. RF6 and carries:
- a CDS encoding DoxX family protein — its product is MRYIVPLGRILFAAIFLISGPGHFSSETIGYAAGRGVPLAAIAVPLSGIIAIAGALSVMLGWKTRIGAWLLVLFLVPVTFAMHNFWAVADPMAASMQRIMFLKNISMLGGALLIAYFGAGPCSLDERGRPHR
- a CDS encoding DUF445 domain-containing protein gives rise to the protein MQQKRNALRKNKAIALSLMIGAAVLFVIARYHKGSGWEWVAAFSEAAMVGALADWFAVVALFRHPLGVPIPHTAIIPNKKETIAENLAIFIRDKFLATESVVAKLRELNPAQHLATYLMSRGNAQWLAQGITSIISDSLNFLDDERVRQVLRSALNDRVEKFDLSTSAGALIDTLRKDNRHQAVLDDLLQRLGGWLATEEAQGKIATFIDNWLNTDYPLLSRFIPNRDNFAKGAGEKVAGKVNEFIQAVNADPTHDVRQKFDNAVAGFSTKLKSDEALREKIAGLKREAINNAQLTDYVKGLINDLKVWLADDLDRPDSRIQQKMEDLAVAIGNTLSKNSDLKDSINEHLEMMVRNYAETMQKGITKHIAGTVKQWDDRDFVNEIELSIGSDLQFIRMNGTLVGGMIGLLLHSVTLLLK
- a CDS encoding GNAT family N-acetyltransferase, which encodes MEWHPDDFPFIKKLTPEYEKTIRQIPFLNIDSLLIPSPYILDKAIDVDYDHSYVWEEKGEILGYLLVYATPDQKKFQIYRQVTSPFGRGKGIGSAFVLYLANTVDPDSHIYLYVWDKLISSVDFFTSRGFRIEDLIVYRKMKFHLMSVTAQTIRERGLAPRKKDVPAVEELSKVRHDAKKSVKVLFDMVSMLSLDNFNKVTEDINRETTALFNTLNMYSDRISTSRKVSLKELITERVIPYLEAADSSCEIRLVLKSKAPPVSGSYLSYSRALINIVSNALDAIKAAGRPGVIRFTLGQEEDRVVLSVEDNGIGIPEEKLKKGPDEVPLFVGHTTKGEQTGEGIGTKQIYAAFGPPHIAVKSKVNEWTRWTISLPVITDRDTALLADLGSKYFRFIKSTHRIPLTKESSRRDISIFIWQLRQMEIFSYDLVYHFSRYNNVRDIFQNVMLYRFDGKSFEDLKAELKKYRIEHDVIRSWLLGVTKRISRNESYLQENISFHEYKGILFESYSQAIDRTMIFTLDPYSGEFLVSDRKLAEHLDFVPYLSRDKDELLRGEFMGDVKHDDSPIYLGVWSVKNREDLQQKLKLIQRGAEQLLQMGLDKEKRLAFYNTTFNTGEWEIDTLKTPTLAQMAAFKDDELDQLVRPADNEMGGFVLAT
- a CDS encoding DUF4402 domain-containing protein; amino-acid sequence: MKTQNIFRKLFFIAGCAAIACIVNVNDSHAASATAAANGKVIVPIQILKTGDLNFGSFLAGAGTVVVDNAGARTKTGAVALASSGTAPSAAAFDISGEPSATYSISVPATLDLMNGANKMVATLTNNIGTTGTLSAGGTQTLNIGGSLAVADGQASGAYTASLIVSVDYN
- a CDS encoding fimbrial biogenesis chaperone gives rise to the protein MKKVFAVMAIPALVGFLILFNAPISAAAPDLMIYPTRVVMSDKVKSAQVDIINTSQTQASYKIGLARKRMTESGEFKDVSDAEPDERFADDVVKYSPRQVTLLPGAGQTIRIMFKPSAEMADGEYRSHLVFAKVASGISQLPEPKEQDPKTLTMKITTNVNISIPVIVRHGQLEAEASIDPSSITLTALQPSQQQVNFTLARKGTRSIYGEVALYRGKEKIAVMDNFAVYVPNSHRKVSMHILEPHQLKPGDAVQVVFTEKGESRPLAEASAVLR
- a CDS encoding DUF4402 domain-containing protein encodes the protein MPAHDPTLHRKTVLTLVAGLLLLVLAPSVLWGAPLAVTRNRDLTFGRFVGGGGRSGTVRVDVSGARSATSSVILLTGDSYAPAQFTITANSGTRYTIVLPASLSVTSGASQMTLSQLTASIATSGVVPASGSVTFLVGGTLTVGSTQGAGSYSGTFDVTVLRN